The Dreissena polymorpha isolate Duluth1 chromosome 9, UMN_Dpol_1.0, whole genome shotgun sequence genome contains the following window.
taagcctgcgcagtcagcacaggctctTCAGGCaacacactttccgcttttataatattttgggtttaaagaaagtctagtttaagcggatagtgtcgtcggattagaatgtgcggacttcacaggctaatctggtaggacaatttacgcacatgcattaaaccacctttttacAGGGAGTGACTCATATCCACTAGATAGCAGCGCAGGGCCCGAGGGTAATTCCTTTGGCCTATCACATCTGACAGTGTTAgtgtacatataatataatatatatttatctatataaTTTGTTGTATAATTTACTATCTTCAACACCAGAGCCCCAAATGCTTTGGAAGCGACAGGGACCTGCTGGTGGCGATGCACAACTTCGCTAGCACTCACTCTTGTCTTTGAAAGCACATTATATACATACACGAGGGCACATTGCCCATCTCTGTTGCCCTATCATACGGAATCCACATGTAAACTACGTTGATTATTATTATCACTAGAACAAAAGACTTCATAGTCTGGCGGTCTGTCTGATTGAATATTTGGTGTAAAACTATGTCTTACAGTTCGCACAGGACAATCTTCCGTTCTCAAATTTGTAGACAAAGTCCTATTATTAGTGTTTGCAACTGTAGGTTTTTGACCATACTTTGACGTGTCTTTATGTCCGTTTGCGGACGTAGGTGTCGTTCGTTCATTGACTGACATGCTAAAGCAGCGCTGGACTCGCGGACACCCATCCATGTCTCTAACTATTCTAGTGTTTCCAGGGTTACCTACATTTTCTAAGCTCGTCGTTTTTGAACAATACGGGGGCGGACTCTCCCGATCGTGAACAGTCTTATTCGGAGGAGGCCGGACAAGTTGATCATTGATGAACTTCCGTTTGTTTTTTATCAACTGTTTTTGACTTTCTATATATCCCTCTTCCCCGTCCTTTGAGATCGGGATCTGGGGCGGCAGGTCGAGCATGTTTCCCTGGTAACAGGGCGTGGCACGGGCGGGAAAGCCCCAGGGCTGCTGTGTCTGTGAGATCTGGTGCTGTAGGAGCAGCTCGCGACTTGGAGAAGGCGTCGGTACATACACAACCTGCAAACAGACGAACAAGAGAATACAATCTCCAGATGAACTGAGTAATAGTTAGCatattaacccattgatgcctagtgggctctcccatccttctaaaatggatcaatttatttccaaaattagggatgtctagtatatttatttctatattaagaatatttcttacagaaattcctttaagcaaaaagcgcagacccagatgagacgctgcatcatacggcgtctcatctgggtctatgctgtttgccaaggccttttttctagacgctaggcataaatgggttaatggatgtgcatgcattaagtgtcatccccgaatagcctgttcagtctgcacaagcttatcagggacaacactgtccacttttatcaaattttattatttaaataagtctcttcttagggaaaatccagtttagacagaaagtgttgtccctgattagcctgtggggacacacaggcttatgtgggaagAAAATTCATGCACATGCATGAATGCCAGTTTTTCCAGACCTCATAACGGGCTCATATGGTGCAGAATTACACAGGTTAACTAGGGACATCATACAGACGTTTAAAGGCACACATGTGAGACTTGAAGGaacttatttgttattttaa
Protein-coding sequences here:
- the LOC127844276 gene encoding uncharacterized protein LOC127844276 isoform X4 codes for the protein MTAGNSKSEETQNNDNSDACLPPELVLNEQGTDHYEQKRNLIWKICKTSHSLRLPQVFHSKLNVVKISFTWVENHSSGFTLEFDFHHFNSSCAHICDDQKCLFNNQVCNGQTDCLDKSDEQKCHTEFQSTGASQSVSDVQLIQPLVILLSLVLMPGLLLLLCVVSPCPLASRMWPRRRQSNRERTLEHSHLQPERKSSEVVYVPTPSPSRELLLQHQISQTQQPWGFPARATPCYQGNMLDLPPQIPISKDGEEGYIESQKQLIKNKRKFINDQLVRPPPNKTVHDRESPPPYCSKTTSLENVGNPGNTRIVRDMDGCPRVQRCFSMSVNERTTPTSANGHKDTSKYGQKPTVANTNNRTLSTNLRTEDCPVRTVRHSFTPNIQSDRPPDYEVFCSSDNNNQRSLHVDSV